One Glycine max cultivar Williams 82 chromosome 4, Glycine_max_v4.0, whole genome shotgun sequence DNA segment encodes these proteins:
- the LOC102664115 gene encoding uncharacterized protein, with product MSKMDKIMLRFRPIAPKPLPAAAAALSDASSSESTGSAKRKDNTASKRCSRGIRRRRNAPPPPPSPAVTLPLLPGSPGPKKITSELKNKNVPVWLSFENNFENRGGAASEKLDPCWYSQATAAAGSVVTVECVMDTWQQQDEGLGLGSGDEERKVKLKEDTCPGFISDGYGRVTWTNEAYRETVGAGGVWLAMKVAVPYPYRGFTCRVRVRYACGIERTVPCDVWRMDSGGFAWRLDVKAALSLSLAF from the coding sequence ATGTCCAAGATGGACAAAATAATGTTACGCTTTCGCCCTATCGCCCCCAAACCCCTccccgccgccgccgccgctcTTTCCGACGCTTCCTCGTCGGAAAGCACCGGCTCCGCCAAGCGGAAGGATAACACCGCCAGCAAGCGGTGCAGTCGAGGGATCCGCCGGAGGAGAAAcgcgcctcctcctcctccttctccggCGGTGACTCTCCCGCTGCTGCCGGGATCTCCAGGTCCGAAGAAAATCACCTCAGAACTAAAGAACAAGAATGTACCTGTGTGGCTGAGCTTCGAGAACAACTTCGAGAACCGCGGCGGTGCTGCTTCGGAGAAGCTGGATCCTTGCTGGTACTCGCAGGCGACGGCGGCAGCGGGATCGGTGGTGACGGTGGAGTGCGTGATGGACACGTGGCAGCAGCAGGATGAGGGGTTAGGGTTGGGGAGTGGAGACGAGGAACGGAAGGTGAAGCTGAAAGAGGACACGTGTCCGGGGTTTATATCGGATGGTTACGGGAGGGTGACGTGGACAAATGAGGCGTACAGGGAAACAGTAGGTGCTGGAGGAGTATGGTTGGCAATGAAAGTGGCCGTACCGTATCCGTACAGAGGTTTCACGTGCAGGGTGAGGGTGCGGTACGCGTGCGGGATAGAAAGAACGGTGCCATGTGATGTGTGGAGAATGGACAGTGGTGGCTTTGCCTGGAGATTAGACGTTAAAGCTGCTCTTAGCTTAAGCTTAgctttctaa
- the LOC100527714 gene encoding EKC/KEOPS complex subunit tprkb-like protein isoform X1, giving the protein MKSFNINGTTLSVALYTDVTNSKELLESMQAGTLEPEVAFLNALLIPDIFPVLAAAHKTLVAKSRDSLTTRTLHSELVYNYSGSKHITESLKRCGISDSTTCILAARFDASPDEIKAIGKLINGKEIDLEELEGRANQSQIQKIYKISSSELGVSSLADAITCRIAARDAL; this is encoded by the exons ATGAAATCGTTCAATATAAATGGAACCACTCTTTCTGTTGCACTCTACACTGACGTAACAAATTCAAA AGAACTCTTGGAAAGTATGCAAGCCGGGACATTGGAGCCAGAAGTTGCATTCCTCAATGCTTTACTT ATTCCAGATATTTTCCCTGTTCTAGCAGCTGCACACAAAACACTTGTAGCCAAGTCTCGAGACTCTTTGACCACACGCACTCTTCATTCAGAGCTTGTTTACAACTACTCAGGGTCTAAGCAT ATTACTGAATCTTTGAAAAGATGCGGCATCTCTGACAGCACAACTTGTATCCTTGCTGCTCGATTTGATGCTAGTCCTGATGAG ATAAAAGCTATAGGGAAGCTCATTAACGGCAAAGAGATTGACCTGGAGGAGCTAGAAGGGAGAGCAAACCAATCCCAGAtacaaaag ATTtacaagatatcttcctcggaACTTGGAGTATCATCACTTGCTGATGCAATAACTTGTCGTATAGCTGCTCGTGATGCCCTGTGA